The DNA sequence CGGCCTTCCGTCGCGTGCCCGAGGAGGGGAACGGCCGTCGCCCGGGCGGATCCGATGCGCATGCGAGGGGCCGGTGAGAACGCTGTGCAACCGGTTTTGTGAGTGGCCTTTGCTACTGTGCCGCGCGTGAAACGCGACGTGCTGAAGGAGCGCATCGTTCACCTGCGGCAACGGGTACGCCGGGCGGCGTCGGCCGGGGAGCGCGCCCGGACTCGCCGGGTGTCCGCCGGGCCGCCTGCCGCCGGGCCGGCCTGCGACGACGCGCTCAAGCCGGGTCATGGGCCCGCGGTGTGTCCCGTTCCGCCGGCGCACGCGCGGCCGGGCCGGAGGAACCCGGACGCGACCCCGGCCATACGCCGGCCGGCCGTCGGTCGTGTGGCCCGGACCGCTCCGGCCGCCGTCGACGGGTACGGCCCGGCCGCCGCGCCCGCCGTACCCAAACCGGCCGGCCGCGTCCCGTGGCCCGCCGTGTGGCCGTCGCGTCGCCCGGCCCGCCACAGGAGGAGGGCCACGTGAACCGGCTGGACGTGCTGCGCGGCCCGCACCCGGCCGTCGACCACAACGCCCGTACCATCGCCGCGCTCGCCGCCAACCCCGGCTGCGACCGCCGCGCGGTGTTCGACGCCGCCGGGGTGGACAAGCGGGCGATCGCCCGCCACCTCGGCCATCCCGCGCCGTTCGGCCAGTCGGTGTTCGCGATCACCCGGGCGCGGGCGTTCGAGAAGCTGGTGAAGGCCGACGGGTGCGCCGAGCTGCTGCGGCTGCTGCGCGAGCTGTTCGGCCTCGACGTCGGCGAGGTGACCTACGTCGACGTCGCCGAGACCGGCGAGCCCGGGCACGCGGCCCGGCACGCCAGGACCCGGGAGCTGCTGCGGGGCGCCGCCCGCGCGGCCGCGGACGGGCGGGCCGCGGGCGTGCTCGTCGACCACCCGCTGCTCCGGCTCGACGTCGGCGGCACCGAGGTCCACCTCGAGCCGGACGTGATCGCGCTGCAGGCGGGCGGCCGGTTCCACGTCATCGCGATCAAGTCGTTCGCGATCATCGACGGGCGGGCCGAGCCCGCGCAGGTCGCCGCGGCCGCCCGGCAGGCCGCGGTGTACGTGCACGCGCTGCGCACCCTGCTCGCCGCCGAGGGCGCCGACCCCGCCCTGGTCGCGCACAACGTCGTGCTGGTCTGCCCGAAGGACTTCGCCAACACCCCGACCGCCACGTTCGTCGACGTCCGGCAGCAGCTCGCCGTACTCGCCCGGCAGCTCGCCCGGCTCACCCGCATCGACCGCATCCTCGACCGGCTGCCCCCGGACCTCACCTTCGACCTGCGGCCCGGCCCCGACGGCACCCCGACCCGCCCCGCCGACGACCTCGCCCGCGCGGTACGGCAGGTGCCCGCCCGGTTCGCCCCCGAATGCCTGTCCACCTGTGACATGGCGTACTTCTGCCGGGCCGAGGCGCGGGAACAGGCCGCCACCGACCTGCTCGGCCGGGCGGTGCGCGACGCGCTCGGCGGGCTGGCGACCATCCCCGAGGTGCTCGGCCTCGCCGAGGGCGCCCGCGAACCGGCCGAGGACGAGGCGGAGATCGCCGACCGGCTCCGGCTCGTGCACCGGTTCTACGCCGAGGCCCTCGACGCCGCGGCGAAGGAGGTGGCGGTGGCATGAGCGTGCTCGCCGCCTACGCCCGGGCGCGCGCGGTCCGCGAGGGCAGGGCACAGCCGATCGCCACCGTGCGGCACCTGCACCTGTCGCCGCGGCCCATGGTGTTCATCCCGCTGCGCCTCGCCGGTGAGGCCGCGGCCCCGCTCGGCGCGATGCTCGGCACCGACCCGGCCGAGCCCCACCTGCTCGTCGTGCCGCAGCCCCGCGACCGCGACCAGCGGTTCGCCTTCGTCGCCGAGCTCGCCGCGATCGTGCTGCCGTACATCGAGGGGTACGCCAAGGACGTCGAGACGGTCGAGGCGAAGACCCCGTACGAGCGCAGCCTCGACGCCCCGCAGATCCTCGTGCCCAACCCGCGCGGGATCGCGTTCACCCGGCTGCTCGGCCGGTCCTGCCGGTTCCGCCGCGCCGACGGCCCCTACCCGGTGCACCCGTCGGTGCCGGTGCTCGGCCAGTGGCTCACCTTCCTCGCCGACCGGGCCGAGTTCCCCGGCTCGTCGCTGCTCGTCGCGATGACCGAGGCGCTCGCCGCGCACTGGGCCACCGGGCAGAGCCGGGTCGAGGACGGCAACCTCGCCGCGCTCGTCGGGTGGATCGCCCCGCCGGACGGCATGACCGGCCCGGAGGCGGCGGCCGCCGCCGAGGACATGGTGTGGTCCCCGCCCGCCGGCCCGGACACCGCGCCCGAGTTCGACGCCGAGGTGCTCGCGCCCGCGATCCGCGTCTACGAGGCGACCGGCTCGGCCGCGGCGGTGCGCGACGCCGTACGCTCCCAGCTCGAACCGACCTGGCGGGTGATGTGGCGGGCCGTCGAGCTGCTGCGCGGCCTGCCCGAGGCGCGCGGCGTGCCCGGCCGGTGGGAGCGGGACCGCGCCGAGTTCACCCGGGAGGCGATCCGCATCGCCGAGGGCGGGCCGCCCCGGGGCCGGCACGACAGCGCGGTCGGCGCCGCGGTACGGCTGTCCGCGATGGAGCGGGCCCAGCAGGCGTTCGAGGCGCAGCGGGCCCTCGACGACCCGATGGTGATGGTCGAGCACCGCCTGGAGGGCCGGGCGTTCGCGGGCGAGGTCGTCGCCGTCGAGCTCGAGCGCAGGATCGTGCCGCCGGGCCGTACCCGGGCGGTGAACCGGCCCCTGGTCACCGTGGCCACCGCCGACCCGGTCCGGCTCGCCCCCGGCGACGTGCTCATCTCCCCGGCCCGCCCGCGGCAGCACTGCGAGGTGATCGAGGTACGGCGCGGCACGGTCGTGCTCCAGGTCAACGACGGCATGGGGCGCGGCGCCCGCCCGGCCCCCGGGAGCGTGCCCGAGGTCGGCGAGATCGTGTGCTACGCCGACCTCGACCCCGGCGACGGCCCCGGGTTCCCGTTCCCCAGCCGGGAGGAGACCCCGTGGACGCACGGCGGCCCGCCCGCCGAGTACGTCCCCACCGATGAGGACGCGATGGAGGACTGGTCGTGACGCTCACCGCCGCGCTCGCCGCCCCGCCGCCCGTCGCCCTGCCCGCCCACCCCGGTCCGGACCCGGCGCGGGCCGCGGCCGAGGCGACCGCCGCCGTGCTCGCCGACTTCACCGGCGGCCGGCACCGGGGCGTGATCGTGGACTCGCCGCCCGGCGCGGGCAAGTCCACGCTCGTGGTGACGGCCGCCCGCGCGATCGCCGACGCCGGCGAGCCGCTGATGATCGTGGCGCAGACGAACGAGCAGGTCGACGACCTCATCGTCCGGATCGCCGCGGCCGACCCGCGGATCGCCGTCGGCCGGCTCAGCGCCCGCGGCCACACCCCCTCGCCCCGGGTGGCCGCCCTCGACGGCGTGACGGTCGCGCACGCGGTCGACGACCTCGCCGGGTGCGCGATCGTGATCGGCACCGCGGACAAGTGGGCCTACACGAAGGCCGCGCGCTTCCCGTGGGCGATCGTCGACGAGGCGTACCAGATGCGCTCGGACAAGCTGCTGCCGATCGCCACCCTCTTCGACCGGGCGCTGTTCGTCGGCGACCCCGGCCAGCTCGACCCGTTCTCCACGGTCGGCGTGGACCGCTGGGCGGGCCTGTCCTGGGACCCGATGCAGAGCGCGGTGGCGGTGCTCGCCCGGCACAACCCCGACCTGCCGGTGCACCGGCTGCCGGTCTCCTGGCGGCTGCCCGCGAGCGCCGCGCCGCTCGTCTCGCAGGCCTTCTACCCCGACACCCCGTTCCGCTCCGGCACCGCGGCGGGCGACCGCCGCCTGGAGCTCGCCGCCGGGTGCGCGGACGCGGTCGACCGCACCCTCGACGAGGCGGCCGGGTCCGGCTGGGCGCTGCACGAGCTGCCCGCCCGGCACACCGTGCGCACCGACGCCGAGGCGGTGCGGGCCTGCGCCCGGCTCGCCGCCCGGCTGCTGGCGCGCCGCCCCGTCGCGTATGACGAGCACGGCTCCCACCCGGTCGGCCCGGACCGGATCGCGATCGGCTGCGCGCACAAGGACCAGGTGGCGGCGATCCGCGCCGCGTGCGCGGCCGAGGGCGTGCCCGACGGCGTCACCGTGGACACCGCCAACCGGCTGCAGGGCCGCGAGTACGACGTCACGATCGTGCTCCACCCGCTCTCCGGCCGCCGCGACGCCACCGCGTTCCACCTCGAGGCGGGCCGGCTGTGCGTGCTCACCTCGCGGCACCGGCACGCCTGCGTCGTGGTGGCCCGCGCCGGCATCCCCGAGCTGCTCGACGCCCACCCGTCCACCGGCGGCGTGCACCTCGGCGTGCCGGTCAAGTTCCCGGACGGCTGGGAGGCGAACCACGCCGTGCTCGACCACCTCGCCCGGCACCGGGTGCCCGCCGTACCGGACGGGCCGGGGCGCTGACCGGCCCGCGGGCTACGCGCCGCCGCCGTACGGGACGGTGAGGATCTCCAGGAAGTGGCCGTCGGGATCCTCCCAGTACACGCCGCGCCCGCCGTCCCTGGTGTTGATCTCGCCGGGCCGCCGCCTGCCCGGGTCGGCCCAGTAGGGCAGGTTCCGCTCGCGGATGCGGCCGAAGATCTCGTCGAACTCGGCCTCGGTGACGAGGAACGCGTAGTGCTGCGGGCTGATCGGGCCATCGGAGTCCATGTAGTCGAGCGAGACCCCGTTGGCGAGCTCGACGACGAGGAACGGGCCGTACGGCTTCGGCGCGGGCAGGCCGAGCAGCTCGGCGACGAAGCCGGCCGAGCGGTGCTTGTCGGTCGCGTGCACGATCGTGTGGTTGAGCTGGACGGGCATGTCACCTCCCGGGACGTCCGTCGCGTCTCACCTGGGCTCCTGCCCGCGGCCGTGCGCGCTCACCCCTCGGGGAGGGCCGCGTTGAGCCGGACCGCGAGGGAGGTGTTGCGCCGGATGCCGCGGTTCGCCACCGCGATCTCCAGCGCGCGGGCCTGGCCGACGAGCACGACCGTGTGCCGGGCCCGGGTGATCGCGGTGTAGAGCAGGTTGCGGCGCAGCACGAGCGAGCCCGCCGCCGTGGTCAGCGGGATGATCACGTACGGGTACTCGCTGCCCTGGGCGCGGTGCACGGTGATCGCGTAGGCGTGCAGGATCTCGTCGAGCTCGTCGTAGCCGTAGCCGACGGTCTGCCCGTCGTCCATGCGGATCTCGATCCGCCGCTCCTCGGGCACGATCCGGGTTATCACGCCGGTGGCGCCGTTGAACACCCCGTCCCGGCCCTTGTCGTAGTTGTTGCGGATCGGCATGACCCGGTCGCCCGGCCGGAACACCCGGCCGTCGGTCCAGTGCTCGGGCACGCCCGGCCGGTGCGGGTTGCGCCGCTCCTGCAGCAGCCGGTTGAGCTCCTCGGCCCCGGCCGCCCGCTGCCGCCCCGGGCACAGCACCTGGATGTCGTCGGGGTCGACGCCGCGCCGCTGCGGGATGCGCCGGGTGGCGAGGTCCGCCACCAGCTCCGGGATCGCCTCCGGGTCCTCCTCCTGGAACAGGTAGAACTCCTTGCCCGCCACCGGGAGCAGCCCGTCGCGCACCCGGTGCGCGTTGGCGACGATCGGGCTGCCGAGCGCCTGCCGGAACACGTGGCCGAGCCGTACCCGGGGGATCGCGGGCACCTCCAGCAGGTCCCGCAGCACGTCGCCCGGGCCGACGCTGGGCAGCTGGTCGGGGTCGCCGACGAACAGCACGTGGCAGCCGGAGGCGACCCGGCGCAGCAGGGCGCGTGCGACCACCAGGTCGAGCATCGAGGTCTCGTCGACCACGATCAGGTCGGCGAGGAACGGATCGGTGTGGTCGAACAGCGCCCCGTCCTCGGCGGGGTCGGCGCGCGGCCGCACCATGCGGTGCACGGTCATCGCGGGCAGGCCGGTCAGCTCGCCGAGCCGCCGCGCGGCGCGCCCGGTGGGGGCGGCGAGCGCGACCCGGCCGCCGCCCGCGCGCACCAGCTCGGTGAGCACCCGGACCGTGTGGCTCTTGCCGCAGCCGGGCCCGCCGGTGAGCACCGACACCGTCTCCCGCAGCGTCATCTCGATCGCCCGCCGCTGGTCCGGATGGAGGTCCGCGTACGGCGGGGCGTCCCCGCCCAGCCGCTCCTCGGCGATGCGCCGTACCCGATCCGGCATCCGGGATGCGGCCCGGTGCAGCCGGAGCAGCTCGCCCGCCACCGACGACTCGGCGACGTGCAGCCACCGGGCGGACACCACCGGCTCCACCTCGCCGTCGGCGCGCAGGCCGGGCAGCAGCTCGACCACGACCTTGCCGTCGGCGCGCAGCGCGTCGAGGGCCGCGCGCAGCGGGCCGGGATCGGCGTCGAGCAGCTCCATCGCCTGGGCGATCAGCGCCTTCTCCGGCAGGTGGCAGTGACCCGCCCGCGCGTTCGCCCGGTCGAGCACGTGCAGCAGCCCGGCCCGCATGCGCTCCGGGCTCTGCTCGGGCAGGCCCACCGCCATCGCGATCCGGTCCGCGGTGTGGAAGCCGATGCCACGCACCTCCTCGGCGAGCCGGTACGGCTCGGCGCGCACCACGCGTGCCGCGTCCTCGCCGAGCGCCTGGTGGATGCGGACCGCGAGGGCGGGCGAGAGCCGTACCCCTTGGAGGAAGGTCATGATCTCCCGGATCGCCTTCTGCTCGGCCCAGGCCTCGCGGATCATCCGCGCCCGGGCCGGCCCGATGTTGTGCACCTCGAGCAGCCGCTCGGGCTCGGTGTCGATCACCTTCAGCGTGTCCGCCCCGAAGTGCGCGGCGATCGCGTCGGCGAGCTTGCCGCCGATGCCTCTGACCAGCCCGGAGCCGAGGTAGCGCCGGATCGCGTAGACGCTCGCGGGCAGCACCGAGACGCACTCGGTCACCTGGAACCGCTCGCCGTGCTCGTCGTGCCGGGAGTAGCCGCCGGTGAGCCGGACGGTCTCGCCGGGCTGCACGCCGACGAGCGCGGCGCCGGCCGCGACCACCGTGCGCTCGCCGCCGAGGTCGACGCACGCGACCGTGTAGCCGTCGGGGGCGACGTATCGCAGGTGGTCGACGACGCCCTCGATGACCTGCCCCGGCTCGTTCATGCGATCCACCCCGAGGGCACCCTACTTAGACTTACCGACATGCGGCGAGTGAGCAGCCGGCTGAGCAGCACGCTGGTCGTGGTGGCGGGGGAGCGCGCGCCGCGCGTCATCGCCGGGCTCGAGGGCCTGCACAACGTGCGCACCGTGGTGCGGGGCGACCGCACCCCGGCCGCGGTCACCGAGGCGCTGACCAGGTCCGCCGCCGCGACGTACGTGGTGCACGACGCCGACCCGCTCGCGGCCGTCGGCGACGCGTGGACCGGGTTCTTCGACGGCGTGGAGCCGGTGGGCGGCCTGGAGGCGGCGATCGAGACCACCCTCGCCGACCTGGAGGCCGGGCGGCTCGTGCTGCCCGACTACTACATCGTCCTCGACCCCGACGAGCTGCCGCCGACCCGGCGGCACTGGTGGCTCGGCGTGCTCGCCGGGGCCGCGCCCGCCCGGGTGGTGCCCGCGCCCGCCTCGGCGCGGGCGGTCGCCGAGACCCTCGGCCGCCTCGCCTCGGGACGCTGGTGGCCGTCCGACCTCAGGGCCTGGCTGCGCGAGCTGCCCCGCACCGTGCCCGACCGGGCCGGAACCACGGCCGGGGGAGGCGTCTCCGCCTGACCGGGCCGCGGGGGAGCGCCGGGGTACGGCCCCGCTCCCGCAAATTCCGTTGAACCGCGAAAAATCTTTGCGCGTATTACGCGGAATTGCCGCATGACGCCGCGCTGATTCCACGGCGGCGTACGAGGCTTTGCCCGGGCGAGGGGATGGGCCGGGGAGCCGCGGTTAGGGAGGGAGGAAATGGCGTACCGCGCCATTTTCTGACCGATTGAGTCGGAGCCCGGCCGTCGGCCGGGTCTCACCCTGCGTAATCGTGGAGCCGATCATGATGAAGCGAATCCTTGCCTCCGCCGTCGTGGCCGCGCCCGTCTTCGTGGTGGGCGGCACGGTCAGTGCGCCTCCCGCCGTGGCCGCTCCGTCCTCGCCCCAGGTGATCGCCGACCGTGGGGGCACCGAG is a window from the Thermopolyspora flexuosa genome containing:
- a CDS encoding AAA family ATPase, whose translation is MTLTAALAAPPPVALPAHPGPDPARAAAEATAAVLADFTGGRHRGVIVDSPPGAGKSTLVVTAARAIADAGEPLMIVAQTNEQVDDLIVRIAAADPRIAVGRLSARGHTPSPRVAALDGVTVAHAVDDLAGCAIVIGTADKWAYTKAARFPWAIVDEAYQMRSDKLLPIATLFDRALFVGDPGQLDPFSTVGVDRWAGLSWDPMQSAVAVLARHNPDLPVHRLPVSWRLPASAAPLVSQAFYPDTPFRSGTAAGDRRLELAAGCADAVDRTLDEAAGSGWALHELPARHTVRTDAEAVRACARLAARLLARRPVAYDEHGSHPVGPDRIAIGCAHKDQVAAIRAACAAEGVPDGVTVDTANRLQGREYDVTIVLHPLSGRRDATAFHLEAGRLCVLTSRHRHACVVVARAGIPELLDAHPSTGGVHLGVPVKFPDGWEANHAVLDHLARHRVPAVPDGPGR
- a CDS encoding VOC family protein, whose protein sequence is MPVQLNHTIVHATDKHRSAGFVAELLGLPAPKPYGPFLVVELANGVSLDYMDSDGPISPQHYAFLVTEAEFDEIFGRIRERNLPYWADPGRRRPGEINTRDGGRGVYWEDPDGHFLEILTVPYGGGA
- the recD2 gene encoding SF1B family DNA helicase RecD2, with product MNEPGQVIEGVVDHLRYVAPDGYTVACVDLGGERTVVAAGAALVGVQPGETVRLTGGYSRHDEHGERFQVTECVSVLPASVYAIRRYLGSGLVRGIGGKLADAIAAHFGADTLKVIDTEPERLLEVHNIGPARARMIREAWAEQKAIREIMTFLQGVRLSPALAVRIHQALGEDAARVVRAEPYRLAEEVRGIGFHTADRIAMAVGLPEQSPERMRAGLLHVLDRANARAGHCHLPEKALIAQAMELLDADPGPLRAALDALRADGKVVVELLPGLRADGEVEPVVSARWLHVAESSVAGELLRLHRAASRMPDRVRRIAEERLGGDAPPYADLHPDQRRAIEMTLRETVSVLTGGPGCGKSHTVRVLTELVRAGGGRVALAAPTGRAARRLGELTGLPAMTVHRMVRPRADPAEDGALFDHTDPFLADLIVVDETSMLDLVVARALLRRVASGCHVLFVGDPDQLPSVGPGDVLRDLLEVPAIPRVRLGHVFRQALGSPIVANAHRVRDGLLPVAGKEFYLFQEEDPEAIPELVADLATRRIPQRRGVDPDDIQVLCPGRQRAAGAEELNRLLQERRNPHRPGVPEHWTDGRVFRPGDRVMPIRNNYDKGRDGVFNGATGVITRIVPEERRIEIRMDDGQTVGYGYDELDEILHAYAITVHRAQGSEYPYVIIPLTTAAGSLVLRRNLLYTAITRARHTVVLVGQARALEIAVANRGIRRNTSLAVRLNAALPEG